The genomic DNA GGTACATCTTTTATCAGTTAAAATGCTGAGGGTTTTCAACCCTTTAAAAACCTACTTCTGAAGACATCGACTATTTTACCAACAAATgcttacattttaaaatctgtGGGACAAAGCTGAAAGACAGCTTATGAAAAGTGAAAAGCTCAAATATGTAAATCTTTACCATAttatacaaaaatcaaataatcacaaagcttaatttttctgttaatatttaattTCTAGTAAACTGCAATGTGTTGTGAGTaaagccaagaaatccagtttaaacccTAACATTCTAATCCTTACAGAGAGAAATGGAATCATGTATTCAAACCAAAGCAATAATCCAAACTCTCCTCCCACCAGTGTTCCCCTCATTCTGGATGCTATTCCTACTCCAATACACTGAACCTTTCTTTGCTTTGCCCAGTAACTCAACACAGCTGACAACTAGTTTCCATCATGTGGTCTTCACCTACCTTTCCTTTTACACCTCAGAGCTGCATCACGAGAGAGGGGTGGGTCCCAGAACACGCCAGATTAGTGTCTCACTTACTTTGACCTATTTTGCCTAGGAAATAGGACTTCCCCCATGTCCCCCACTACATGTCCTTTCCTCTATGTGACCCAAACTACAATGGCGTTTGTTACCCTCTCGTATTATTAATCCCCTCTGGTTTTTCTAGTGACACTAAGGTTCTTTGAAGGCATCCTTATCCCTATCACCCAAAAACTGTTAGCTGTACGAATCAGTCACTGACACTTGGTGTatataaagaggaaaaagaagagctTCTTGTAATTAACTTGTTAATATGCCTTaaattgtctgaaaagttggagaATCCTTCAGTCTAAGTTAAAACATCTGCCTCTCATTTTGAAATGAAGAGACTGTTGTCTCACTACTCCAGGGATCAGCCTACCCATTTGAGTGGATTTGGAGCATCAGATGAGAGGTTATTTGACCTTCTGTCCTTCTCTATGAAGGACTTATTTTTCTGTCCAAGATATGCTAAGAAAGAGATTTACATATAGTTGCTATTTTTGACTATTTTTTATCTTGGAACCTTCAGGTAAtaacaaaactaaaagaaaacacaacaaatacttGAACAACTCAAGCCCCATAATATAATAAACAAGATATATAGATGGTAATAGCCAGATCTGCTTTTTACAAACATTTTGACTCTGCAATAAAACAACTGATATTTTGCTTTTAAGAGTACCAACACAGCAACAATTAATCCAAATGATTTACATTATTTCATCTTATAGAAAAATCATTTCCTTCACATTTATACCGTCATCCTTTTTAGCCTTATTTCTCTCTCCTATAAAAACTTATTTCATCCAAGTTTTACCATCCCTTAAATGTTTTTCTGCTGCATTTCTTACAAAGAACTGAGTCTTGTTTACCAATGTCTAGCTCAAAACTCTTCCCTGAAGGTTCCCAGGTGCAGATAGCCCCGAACTCACCTAATCCTGTTGCACACACTGCCTTGTACATGAGCCATCTGTTAATGCCCTTATGTTACTTATAGAGATTTCATTTTATACTCACAATGGCCTGCCCTCATACACATCCAGTAAACacttgatttgttttttatttaacccTAATTTAAATTCTCATCTTTTCTATGCAGTCAGTACCTCATATCTTAACTAAACAAAAAAGGTGTTACAAACAAAAGTCCTTAATATTCAGGGATATTCTAGAAATGGGTAAAAACTTCGGGGAAAAATGGCATACTATAGCCTATTCTTAGGGGTTCACAACACACATCAGATACCAGGACTGAAATTCCTCAGTAAAGAAACCAGTTTAATTGTGTATAACCCAGCATATTTCAGGATTATGCAAATCTAGAATGTTTCTGCAAAACAACGCTACGATCCTCTAATATAGACAAGCCAACAGGTTCTGTGACTCTGAGACCATTTACTAAGCATGGTGTGATCTATAGGCTCCCCTGGTACTACTCAGATGTGGCATGTGGCAGCTGGGGCTCTAACTATTGTCTTAGAACCTGGCCATCAGTTTTATGAGGTTCTATCTGGCCAGCTCTGGGAAAAGATTCAGTACTCACAGGGGTTTTGACCATAAAAGGTATGTTTCCAATTCTATTAGCAATGTCCTAAAGCCCCCGACACATTAAGGTTACAATGGGAATTACAAGTCTTGCCCAAAAGAATGTAATTAATTTTGAGATAATGGCAAAAGAATATCTTTCAACTGGAAGGAAATGATAGCATCTTCACAACATTTTAAGTATATCAACGTCTGGCTTCCACCATTTCACAACTTACCAATGTTCATTTTCAACACAAAGATACTTAATCCAAACCTTCAAGACCTTAAAGACAAAGGCTAACTTTTAAGTTAGTCAATTCTTGATTCTATGGTAAACCTAGACCAACTTCTCGACCACCCTCATAGGATTACCTCCTTTCCTCATCCAATTGTACTAGGAAAGTTGTAAATTATCTAATTCTAAGGCCAAAATTAAGTGCTTTtggaattttatttcaaaattcctCTCCTCTATTATCCTCTTTCCATAAGCAAATTCTCCATCTCTGTACCTTTAAGAGAACTGAAGTGTATGTAttaaaaaagcaaacacaaaaaacaaaaaacttgtaACAAAGATTATTCCTTCCCATACAGAGCTATCCTAATGCTAGAATACTTACTAGAAGCAGAAGTGAACATTTTGTTCAAACCAATACAACTTCTTACTGACAAATATAAAGCACATACTGTAATTACAGCAGTAGGTGAAGGttacatgtgtatttttaaaaggtagtCTTTTCCCCAGATTGTCTAGTAACCCCGATTTACAAGGGTCTATCACTGTCACTTAAACGAAAAATTTGTTGGACTTTCAGGTATAATGTGCACTTCCAGCAGAGTCCTGCTAACTCtaactagaaaacaaaattagcAGCGTTGTATCAATGCTTGAGAATCTTAGTaatacttgtttttaaaatataatgggTTACGTGATTTGTAACTGCAGTAATAAGTAAAATAAGATCTGAAGATAATCAGTTACTAAAACAATATGAAGTTTTAGGTTACAGCCTTGGAAGATTTTTATACTTTGAAATTTCAGTATTTTCAATTCACTGATAATTTAATGAATGCCTACTCCAGGAATTCACCAATCAAATGCAGTTCAGACTAACCATGGAAACAACTCAACCAATTACATATCAGGGCAGAATCCACCTATCAGATCGTCCTCACATATAAAGCAAAGGCTTGGCTAAGCAACAGCAGCCTTGAAATTCCTCCAATGAAGTGTATGTAAATTATGGACACTCCCCTTAAAGAGATTCTGATTTAGGTCTTTGGTGCCTAACAATCAGCATTTTAAATCACCTCCAGCCCCTTGTGTTCTGATGGACAAATAGCCTTACCATACCTGAAGATACACCAAAcgaatgccaaacacacaacataaaatAGGTTACTTAAGAGATGACATACCCACATACCTAATCAAATTATCTTACTTGTGGGCATTTCAAATTTTAATCCTGGCATAAACcacaaatatttcaaatacataCCCACCTCCAGAAGAGTATTTCTCAAGATTCTGACACCCTGCAGCTAAGATTAAATTCAATATGCTTCCCATTGCGGTGGAAATCCATAATCTCCTTTAGCCAACTTTAAGTCTTCAAGTCCCTGTCCCTCTACATGCCCAATATCACCTTTAAGTACTCCTTGCTGCCTATCATCAATCCAATCCTAAATCTAAATACCACTCACAGCTGCTTTTATCTCAACGCACAATTCTTTAATACACCGTGTTCCCATCCTGGACACTATGCTCTCTCCACGTACATTTGCCTCTTCAGGTCCAGGAAGACATTTGTCCTAACATTGCCTTATACCATTCACTGTCTGAAATGGATTACCAATACAGACTTTTAGTCCCATGTCTTCTTAATGACCTGCAGCACCCATAAGCCAAATCAGAGGGATCTTTTTCCTTTAAACATTGTTTTTAGTgcaatgtttaaacattttaaatggtaTATTGGAATGCACACTAGGCTTTGGAATCAAATGGGAtgaaattacattttctttatgaCCTTGAGCAGCTTAATCTAACATCTCAACAGTGAAATAAAGATATCACCTACTTCATAAACTTGTGATGATTAAATTATGTAagtacacacaaaatttagaactCTTCcttcttggcacatagtaggaccaCCACCTCTTAAAGCCTTTCCCACCAGCCTTTTTACCTGCAAAGCACCAATAGCTGCACTCTGGAAGCGCAGATCTGTTTTGAAGTCCTGAGCAATTTCTCGCACCAGACGCTGGAAGGGAAGTTTGCGTATCAGAAGTTCAGTGGACTTCTGATAACGTCTAATTTCACGGAGTGCCACAGTACCaggccttaaaaaaaatttttttaaataaaaatttacagaaatggttaccaaataaacaaagaacagaaGGATAAGTGGTCAGCTTCTAAGAAATGcaatcatttttcaaaaaataaacatcCAACTATTCTTCAGCTGTTGTACCAAATTTCACTTATCAATTAATGACCTGCATATTACAGCTTATTAAGAGCAACCTAACAAATACCTTTAAAGCAAAAAGCATGTTATTAAAGTAGGGGCGGCAGGGAGTTATCAAAGTCCCATTTATTTTCTAATACATACACATAACATACATTTATAATGACAACTGGGGAGGTATTAGGCTACTAATGAAGTAAAATTTGTTCAAACTTTTCAAAATTTGGCATCACTCTCCTTCCCACCTGCACCCTCAATTCTTCTAAAAGACCTAACATAATCACCCAATGAGCTTAAGAAATACAATTGCATTTACTTAAGTTCAAGATCCCAGAATACGTTTACTTTGCCCATCTCTCATGACTGATTACATTTGAATGCTCTTGAATATACAGTGTCTCTGCCATAAGGAAGAGGTTTCGTGTTTTTTTTTTGACTAAGTAATGTCAGAAAGTTTACCTCAATTCTGACTTAACTTCTTCCACTGTATGAGCATTTTAGATTAACTATAAAACAATTTGCAGTGGCTAGCTACGTAAGTATGGACAACTTCTGCCCTCTAATGGCAGAAGCCCTTAACAACACTGCTCAAGGTAGTTCAAAACTAAATGTgctaataaaaggaaataaaacaattcaAATAAATGAGGGACGGGAACTTTACTAAAAACTCCCCATCTTGATTATGCTATATTAATTTACCAAACGCAAGAGCAACCTCAGAAGAAAAACGTATTAACACACTCTACTGTTAAGACTATATTATTACTAACAGCTAAACAAAATGTTAATCTATCCCATTAACGTTATTAGTGATGCAATAGGTCTGCTTTGGGCTATGCATACGATTATGGCTTCAAATTAAATGTTCCTAATAAATAGTcctaagaaattttattttatcaagtATTAGTAAATATTCAAAAGGATAAAAACATCAGTTTCTCTAAAGCAAAAGTTTGCCTGTTACACATCTTTTTGTTAGAGTCTACAGATACTGCTTTAGGAGGTAGGCTTTGTCCCTtcatttcctcttatttttttaaatacctgtAACGATGCGGTTTCTTCACCCCTCCAGTAGAGGGCGCACTCTTGCGAGCGGCTTTTGTAGCCAGTTGCTTCCGTGGTGCTTTACCACCGGTGGATTTGCGAGCAGTCTGCTTGGTACGAGCCATGGTACAGAGACCTCCTTACTTACCTAccatcattaaaaaaacaaaaatcacacatCCAACTACCAAACACACAAGTTTTCCTGCCACTACCCCTCCACCCCCCCAACACTCCACACACCACCCGCCACCAAATCTGCAAATTATAACATCCATAATATGTAATTTGAAAGGGTACAGATTACGTTTACCACCCAAATAAGACTTCTTGAAACAAATTGCAGTACTAGAAAATTACTGGCATTATCATCAGTTCTCTCTCAAAATGCCAAATCTGAGCGACAAACGACAAAACAAAAAGACCCCTCACAGCTTTTGCCTCTATTTCTTTAAAGTAGAAAATTAGAAATGTCTGTAAACATTCAATTCACAAACAAGTCAAAAGACCGAAACCACAAACCACAGAAAGGTCGAGTCAAATTACAGCGAAAAAGGTTTTGCCCCCGCccccctcacccctcacccccgGTCCGGCAGTTGATAGATTGCTGTAAATATCTGAAAACACTCTTGTGGGGGACCTCTGCACAGCTATGTTGACAAAAAGGCGTCTCAGAAGACACGGGTCACAGCTACCACCGGCGAGTACTCCACAAAGCCCGTCCTGGCGTCCGGTCCCGCAGGCTCCGCATCCAACACAAAGTGCCCCGCACCCCGGCTAACTACCCGGTCGGCCGGCCCCGCACCACGCAAACTTTTGGTTTTGCGCCCCGGTTCGGCCCGACCCGCACACTCCGCGCCCAGACCTCAGCAAGATGGAAACAATCACAAAACGTATCCGACTCCCTCCCGGAGACAAAACACCAAATGCTCCAAAAGCCCCCGACCCCTGCCACGTGCCGCCCTCCAAAATGCAAAAGTTTTTTTGCATTTCAAATGCATCAAGTTTCcgcttctccaaaaaagaagaaaaaaaatgtcccttttaaaaaattttttcttttgtgaaatggGGAAGAGAGAAACGGGGGAAAAAATATGGTCGGTGACC from Manis pentadactyla isolate mManPen7 chromosome 9, mManPen7.hap1, whole genome shotgun sequence includes the following:
- the LOC118921422 gene encoding histone H3.3A, coding for MARTKQTARKSTGGKAPRKQLATKAARKSAPSTGGVKKPHRYRPGTVALREIRRYQKSTELLIRKLPFQRLVREIAQDFKTDLRFQSAAIGALQEASEAYLVGLFEDTNLCAIHAKRVTIMPKDIQLARRIRGERA